In Paraburkholderia aromaticivorans, a single window of DNA contains:
- a CDS encoding porin, whose amino-acid sequence MRRNLIAVALLCCETTASHAQSSVTLYGLVDAGVSYISNERAGKPGAYVGHSNVSMQSGNLSGSRWGIKGAEALGGGFKAIFVLEEGFNDVNGATSKSNTLFSRLAFVGVSSNRFGSLTMGRQYSSMTDFIHPVSPSQFVGGIGASPGNIDDLDTTARVDNSIKYVSDSYGGFQFGALYGFGDQAGSLKRKSTWSIGAGYANGPLKIGAGYERSDNSKTGPSDPTSNTWDSSDDGTVGSSISEGFATAQTQQVFAAGATYNFGHTLIGVDYSNVRFEPGVDSLFSHEAIYNTIGVFGNWTHDARFHIFAGYTYTRSGEIDDTGDRAQYHDVTLGLSYDLSRRTTVYALTGYQKAIGKTLNSLGDVADATASVGDKGIGHSAATGSQGNVRIGIRHRF is encoded by the coding sequence ATGCGCAGAAATCTGATAGCGGTAGCCTTACTTTGCTGCGAGACCACCGCTTCGCACGCTCAGTCATCTGTCACGCTGTACGGGCTGGTCGATGCGGGCGTTTCCTACATCAGTAATGAGCGTGCAGGGAAGCCTGGCGCGTATGTCGGCCATTCAAACGTCTCAATGCAAAGTGGCAACCTGTCGGGCAGTCGATGGGGCATCAAGGGCGCGGAAGCGCTGGGTGGTGGCTTCAAGGCGATTTTCGTACTCGAAGAGGGTTTCAACGACGTCAATGGCGCGACCAGCAAGTCAAACACGCTATTCAGCCGGCTTGCGTTCGTCGGGGTAAGCAGCAATAGATTCGGCTCTCTGACGATGGGACGCCAGTATTCTTCAATGACGGACTTTATTCACCCGGTGAGTCCGTCCCAGTTCGTCGGCGGCATTGGCGCGTCGCCTGGTAACATTGATGACCTGGATACAACAGCTCGAGTCGATAACTCGATAAAGTATGTCAGCGATAGTTACGGGGGCTTTCAATTTGGCGCGTTGTACGGATTTGGTGACCAGGCGGGTAGCCTCAAGCGAAAAAGTACATGGAGCATCGGGGCGGGGTATGCCAATGGCCCGTTGAAAATAGGCGCGGGATATGAACGGTCCGACAACAGCAAGACGGGGCCGTCTGATCCGACGTCGAATACATGGGATAGCTCTGATGATGGAACAGTTGGCTCGTCAATAAGCGAAGGCTTCGCGACCGCACAAACGCAGCAGGTCTTTGCCGCGGGCGCGACCTACAACTTTGGCCACACGCTGATCGGCGTCGACTACAGCAACGTCCGTTTCGAACCGGGAGTGGACTCGCTGTTTTCTCATGAAGCAATCTACAACACGATAGGTGTATTCGGTAACTGGACCCATGACGCACGGTTTCATATTTTTGCTGGATACACCTACACTCGAAGCGGTGAAATCGATGACACAGGCGATCGTGCTCAGTATCACGATGTCACGTTAGGGCTGTCATACGATCTTTCAAGGCGCACGACTGTCTACGCGTTGACCGGATACCAGAAGGCCATTGGTAAAACCCTGAATTCGTTAGGCGATGTTGCCGATGCGACGGCGTCGGTGGGCGACAAGGGCATCGGTCACTCGGCAGCGACGGGGTCGCAGGGCAATGTGCGCATCGGCATCCGCCATCGCTTCTGA
- a CDS encoding gluconate 2-dehydrogenase subunit 3 family protein has product MSSGIPTARRKFLVSALLALPSLGAILNTLSAAQAAEMAAPDLDKYQPEFFKANEWAFILAACDGLIPADGRGPGALETNVPVFLDQQLHGDLGRELYLQGPFDVHAPATLGYQLPYTPQQIYQRGIRATDAWCEQKYRKKFPDLDVAPREAVLKALHDNSINFSDVGENALTSGQFFTELLSDSKNGYLSDPIYGGNKGMKAWIAIGFPGARASFLEWVTQHNVKYPLGPVSLRGLRA; this is encoded by the coding sequence ATGTCTTCCGGCATCCCCACAGCGAGACGCAAATTCCTCGTTTCAGCGTTGCTGGCGCTGCCGTCGCTCGGCGCCATACTCAACACATTGAGCGCCGCACAGGCAGCCGAAATGGCGGCGCCGGATCTGGACAAATACCAGCCGGAATTCTTCAAAGCCAATGAATGGGCCTTTATTCTCGCAGCATGTGACGGGCTGATTCCTGCCGATGGCCGGGGCCCCGGCGCGCTGGAGACGAATGTTCCGGTGTTTCTCGACCAGCAACTGCATGGCGACCTCGGGCGGGAACTCTATCTCCAGGGTCCGTTCGACGTGCATGCGCCTGCAACGCTGGGCTATCAGCTTCCCTATACGCCTCAGCAGATTTATCAGCGCGGTATCAGGGCGACCGACGCGTGGTGCGAGCAGAAGTACCGGAAGAAGTTTCCCGATCTCGATGTCGCCCCCAGAGAAGCCGTACTGAAGGCCCTGCACGACAATTCCATCAATTTCTCCGATGTCGGCGAGAATGCGCTCACTTCAGGCCAGTTCTTTACAGAACTGTTGTCCGATTCAAAAAACGGCTATCTCTCGGACCCGATCTATGGTGGCAATAAAGGGATGAAGGCGTGGATCGCAATTGGCTTTCCTGGTGCGCGTGCGAGTTTCCTCGAATGGGTCACGCAACACAACGTGAAATATCCGCTCGGGCCAGTCAGCCTCAGGGGCCTTCGCGCGTAA
- a CDS encoding GMC family oxidoreductase produces the protein MAKINNDPVDVVVVGLGWAGSLMSIELAQAGLKVRALERGEDRTNADFAYPKPADQYAYGVRNKIMVTPRDGALTVRHSANDTALPTRKWGAFVPGTGVGGSGLHWTGVLIRPTPTDIKLKTYADAAYKRGQLQGGMQIQDFPFTWDEIEPYLDFFEKVCGLSGKTGNLRGKMVEGGDPFEGPRSNLHPLPALEDTLNNTMFAGAARKLGYHPFPNPSANVSRAWTNPYGNQIAPCNYCGYCSKYPCLNFSKASPQTSVLDALRRMENFSYRVNANVLRVELHPDGKTAKGVIYADAHGNEVFQPAKIVVLAGFQFVNVRLMLLSGIGKPYDPVSGKGVVGRNYAFLSNGGATLFFKDKNFNPFATAGATGQMFNDISPGNFDGPSLGIIGGAKIHSSQASGAPIGTALPHGTPAWGRGWKEGMQNWYGHSMKISISTGCMSYRDHFVDLDPVYKDPWGQPLLRITFDWKQNELKLQQHLRKIVLEITKELNPDSYSESFLSLDSHWDITKYVSTHNVGGAVMGDSPETSALNRYLQSWDVHNVFVAGGNAFPQNFQANPTAMIGALTLFAARAIKEQYLKNPGPLVHA, from the coding sequence GTGGCAAAGATTAACAATGACCCAGTGGATGTTGTCGTGGTCGGGCTGGGCTGGGCGGGGTCGCTCATGAGTATCGAGCTCGCGCAGGCGGGCCTGAAAGTGCGGGCACTTGAGCGAGGTGAGGATCGCACCAATGCCGATTTCGCCTATCCGAAACCGGCCGACCAGTACGCTTACGGTGTGCGTAACAAGATCATGGTGACGCCGCGCGATGGCGCCCTGACCGTGCGCCACTCGGCGAACGACACCGCGCTGCCGACCCGCAAGTGGGGCGCTTTCGTGCCGGGCACGGGCGTGGGCGGCTCCGGCCTGCACTGGACCGGTGTGCTGATTCGCCCGACGCCCACGGACATCAAGCTGAAGACGTATGCCGATGCGGCCTACAAAAGAGGCCAGCTGCAAGGCGGCATGCAGATTCAGGACTTCCCGTTCACCTGGGATGAAATCGAGCCTTACCTCGACTTTTTCGAAAAGGTATGCGGCCTGTCAGGGAAAACCGGTAACCTTCGCGGCAAGATGGTCGAAGGTGGCGATCCATTCGAGGGTCCGCGCTCCAATCTGCACCCGCTGCCCGCGCTCGAAGACACCCTGAACAATACGATGTTTGCGGGCGCAGCGCGCAAGCTCGGCTATCACCCGTTTCCCAATCCATCGGCCAACGTTTCGCGCGCGTGGACCAATCCCTATGGCAACCAGATTGCGCCGTGCAATTACTGCGGCTATTGCAGCAAGTACCCGTGCCTGAATTTTTCAAAGGCCTCGCCGCAGACGTCCGTACTCGATGCGCTCAGGCGCATGGAGAATTTCTCGTATCGCGTGAATGCGAACGTGCTGCGCGTGGAGCTGCATCCGGACGGGAAGACGGCGAAAGGCGTGATCTACGCCGACGCGCACGGCAATGAAGTGTTTCAGCCAGCGAAGATCGTCGTGCTGGCGGGCTTTCAGTTCGTCAACGTGCGCCTGATGTTACTTTCGGGCATTGGCAAACCGTATGACCCCGTGAGCGGCAAGGGCGTGGTCGGCCGCAACTATGCGTTCCTCAGCAATGGCGGCGCCACGCTGTTCTTCAAGGATAAGAACTTCAATCCGTTCGCCACCGCCGGCGCAACCGGGCAGATGTTCAACGACATTTCGCCGGGTAATTTTGATGGCCCTTCTCTCGGCATCATCGGCGGAGCGAAGATTCACAGCTCGCAAGCGTCCGGGGCGCCGATCGGCACGGCATTGCCTCACGGTACACCCGCATGGGGGCGGGGCTGGAAGGAAGGTATGCAGAACTGGTACGGCCACTCGATGAAGATCAGCATTTCGACGGGCTGCATGTCGTATCGCGATCACTTCGTTGATCTCGATCCTGTGTACAAGGATCCATGGGGCCAGCCACTGCTGCGGATCACGTTCGACTGGAAACAGAACGAACTCAAACTGCAACAGCATCTGCGGAAGATCGTGCTTGAGATTACGAAGGAACTGAACCCGGACAGCTATTCGGAGAGCTTCCTTTCGCTGGATTCGCACTGGGACATTACCAAGTACGTGTCGACCCACAACGTAGGCGGTGCGGTAATGGGAGACTCACCGGAAACTAGCGCGTTGAACCGCTATCTGCAAAGCTGGGACGTGCATAACGTTTTCGTCGCTGGCGGCAATGCTTTTCCCCAAAACTTTCAGGCCAATCCGACTGCCATGATTGGCGCGCTCACCCTGTTCGCCGCGCGGGCGATCAAGGAGCAGTACCTCAAGAACCCAGGTCCGTTGGTGCACGCGTGA
- a CDS encoding cytochrome c, with the protein MKKFKSFTAAAMLTFATLGAGSAQAQDPGQSAGLIQRGEYLARAGDCMACHSAPGRKPFTGGLPIESGLGTIYSTNITPSKGAGIGNYTEQQFSDAVRKGIRADGSRLYPAMPYPSYAKITGADVHALYAYFMKGVAPIDERAPVTDLRFPFNQRWGMALWNWAFTSDKPFAAPDNASEQVRRGAYLVESLGHCGSCHTPRGFAMNEKALDSSDALFLSGGNLNGWSVPSLRGMPNWTQEDIVDYLQSGRNSKAAVAGEMTSVVSNSTSHMTNDDLSAIAAYVKTLPAPHRAQASSEATATAGTTAARLTAAQSLTLGERLYVDNCSACHFVRGQGAPRVFPRLDGATVVNAPNPDGLIHVILAGAQTPSTAKAPSALPMPGFAYRLSDDEVAQLATFLRRGWSNHAGPVGARQVAKVRQTLKQQ; encoded by the coding sequence ATGAAAAAATTCAAGTCATTTACTGCCGCGGCCATGCTGACGTTTGCCACACTGGGCGCCGGATCTGCCCAGGCTCAGGACCCCGGGCAGAGCGCCGGGCTGATTCAACGCGGAGAGTATCTCGCCCGCGCGGGCGACTGCATGGCATGCCACAGCGCGCCGGGCAGAAAGCCGTTTACAGGCGGTCTGCCGATCGAGAGCGGTCTTGGCACCATCTACTCGACCAACATCACGCCGAGCAAGGGTGCTGGCATCGGCAATTACACCGAGCAGCAGTTTTCCGATGCTGTCCGCAAGGGCATTCGCGCCGACGGCTCACGGCTGTACCCGGCCATGCCGTATCCGTCGTACGCGAAGATCACAGGCGCAGATGTCCACGCGCTCTACGCATACTTCATGAAGGGCGTGGCACCCATTGACGAACGGGCACCCGTAACGGATCTGCGCTTTCCGTTCAATCAGCGCTGGGGCATGGCGCTCTGGAACTGGGCATTCACCTCGGACAAGCCGTTTGCGGCGCCTGATAACGCGAGTGAACAGGTTCGACGCGGGGCGTATCTGGTCGAGAGTCTCGGCCATTGTGGCAGCTGCCATACGCCGCGCGGCTTCGCCATGAACGAAAAGGCGCTCGACAGCAGCGACGCACTGTTCCTGTCCGGTGGCAATCTCAACGGCTGGAGTGTGCCGTCACTGCGCGGCATGCCAAACTGGACACAGGAGGACATCGTCGATTACCTGCAGAGCGGGCGTAACAGCAAGGCTGCGGTGGCCGGAGAGATGACCTCGGTCGTCTCCAACAGTACGTCACATATGACAAACGACGACCTCAGTGCGATCGCTGCTTATGTGAAGACTCTGCCTGCTCCGCACAGGGCTCAGGCCAGCTCCGAAGCGACGGCGACGGCAGGTACCACCGCAGCCAGACTGACAGCGGCACAGTCGCTCACCTTGGGCGAGCGTCTCTATGTCGATAATTGCAGTGCGTGTCACTTCGTCAGAGGTCAGGGGGCGCCGCGCGTGTTTCCCCGTCTGGATGGCGCGACCGTGGTCAACGCACCGAATCCGGACGGACTGATCCACGTTATCCTCGCCGGCGCGCAAACCCCTTCTACGGCAAAGGCGCCGTCGGCCCTGCCGATGCCTGGATTTGCGTATCGCTTGAGCGACGATGAAGTCGCGCAACTGGCGACGTTCCTGCGTAGAGGGTGGTCGAACCACGCCGGGCCGGTCGGCGCCCGCCAGGTCGCGAAGGTCCGTCAGACGCTCAAGCAGCAGTAA
- a CDS encoding trimeric intracellular cation channel family protein: MSGALAAGRRNMDIFGVAVIAFVTALGGGTIRDLILGHFPVAWTQHPGYIYLVISAGLLTTVIARCMPALRRVFLALDAMGLIAFSLIGCSVALKMNYPTAVVIMSGMITGVFGGILRDVLCNQVPMVFRHELYASVSLATCAIFLGLRAFGVGNDLNTAISFGCGLMLRLLAIWRDWRLPIFLYKQRSD, translated from the coding sequence ATGTCAGGCGCACTTGCTGCCGGACGCCGCAATATGGACATTTTTGGCGTGGCCGTCATCGCCTTTGTCACGGCGTTAGGCGGCGGCACCATCCGTGACCTGATCCTTGGTCACTTTCCCGTCGCGTGGACCCAGCATCCGGGATACATCTATCTGGTCATTTCAGCCGGTCTGCTGACGACTGTCATCGCGCGCTGCATGCCTGCTCTGAGACGAGTCTTTCTCGCCCTGGACGCAATGGGACTGATCGCGTTCTCGTTGATTGGCTGCAGCGTCGCGCTGAAAATGAACTACCCAACCGCCGTCGTCATCATGTCTGGCATGATTACGGGCGTCTTCGGCGGCATCCTGCGCGATGTCCTGTGCAACCAGGTTCCGATGGTGTTCCGACATGAACTGTACGCGAGCGTCTCGCTCGCGACCTGCGCGATCTTTTTAGGCTTGCGTGCATTCGGTGTCGGCAATGACCTGAATACCGCCATCAGTTTCGGCTGCGGTTTGATGCTGCGTCTGTTAGCAATATGGCGCGACTGGAGGCTGCCGATTTTTCTTTACAAACAGCGATCGGATTAG
- a CDS encoding IS6 family transposase, protein MEKTKSLYHGHRFPAVVISCAVRWYFRFSLSLRDIEELLLERGVAVTYETIRCWCDKFGAGFAHCARAARRKPGSTWHLDEMFVTLRGESYLLRRAVDEHGAELDVLVQKRRDKAAAKRFFRRLLRSNPVPRKIVTDQLRSYPAAKADIPELAHVKHVFVKAAARVNNRAENSHQPTRRREHQMCGFRDARHAQAFLSCFGPIRQHFALPRQQMNAACHRAVLQERFVTWHGWTVTTASQKVI, encoded by the coding sequence ATGGAAAAAACGAAATCGCTTTATCACGGTCACCGCTTCCCTGCCGTCGTCATCAGCTGTGCGGTTCGCTGGTACTTCCGGTTCAGCCTGAGCCTGCGCGACATCGAGGAGTTGTTGCTGGAGCGTGGTGTCGCGGTCACGTACGAAACGATCCGTTGCTGGTGCGACAAGTTCGGCGCTGGATTCGCCCATTGCGCCAGAGCGGCGCGGCGCAAGCCGGGCAGCACATGGCATCTGGACGAGATGTTCGTGACGCTGCGCGGCGAGTCGTATCTGTTGCGGCGAGCGGTCGACGAGCATGGTGCCGAACTCGACGTGCTGGTTCAAAAGCGGCGCGACAAGGCTGCGGCAAAGCGCTTCTTCCGGAGGCTGCTGCGTTCAAACCCGGTGCCGCGCAAGATCGTTACCGACCAGCTGCGCAGCTATCCGGCGGCGAAGGCTGATATTCCTGAGCTCGCTCATGTGAAGCACGTTTTCGTCAAGGCGGCGGCACGTGTGAACAACCGTGCCGAGAACAGCCACCAGCCGACACGCAGGCGCGAACATCAGATGTGCGGCTTTCGCGATGCGCGTCACGCGCAGGCGTTTCTCTCGTGCTTCGGCCCAATCCGGCAGCACTTCGCGTTGCCCAGACAACAGATGAACGCGGCATGTCATCGTGCCGTACTCCAGGAACGCTTCGTCACGTGGCATGGGTGGACTGTCACTACCGCATCTCAGAAAGTTATTTAA
- a CDS encoding efflux RND transporter periplasmic adaptor subunit: MTIRNLVGFVATAIIFIVAILIGRVLWVHYMDEPWTRDGRVRAEIVNVAPDVSGAVVDLPVKDNQLVKKGDLLMQIDPSHYQIAVEQAQAAVAARKAELQMKRDDAQRRADMDALVVSKENRENATHTATAAEAAYQQALAALDAARLNLDRTRVVSPADGYVTNLSVFRGDYATAGAAKLAIVDSHSFWVYGYFEETKLPHVRIGDKAEVRLMSGGTLQGHVDSISRGIYDRDNPESRELLADVNPTFNWVRLAQRVPVRVKIDSVPDDIVLAAGITCTVVIAAN; this comes from the coding sequence ATGACCATCCGAAATCTTGTGGGCTTCGTCGCGACAGCCATTATTTTTATCGTCGCGATTTTGATTGGGCGCGTGTTGTGGGTTCATTACATGGATGAACCGTGGACACGTGATGGGCGCGTGCGCGCCGAGATCGTGAATGTCGCGCCAGATGTCTCCGGCGCGGTTGTCGATCTGCCTGTTAAGGACAATCAACTGGTGAAGAAGGGAGATCTGTTGATGCAGATCGATCCTTCGCACTATCAGATTGCCGTTGAGCAGGCGCAAGCTGCTGTTGCTGCGCGTAAGGCCGAGTTACAGATGAAGCGCGACGACGCGCAACGACGCGCCGATATGGACGCTTTGGTCGTGTCGAAAGAAAACCGCGAGAATGCGACGCATACGGCCACTGCTGCCGAGGCTGCCTATCAGCAAGCACTGGCGGCGCTCGATGCAGCCAGGCTGAATCTCGATCGGACTCGGGTGGTGTCGCCGGCGGACGGTTACGTCACGAATCTGAGCGTGTTTCGCGGCGATTATGCGACTGCTGGTGCCGCCAAGCTGGCGATTGTCGATAGCCATTCATTCTGGGTTTATGGGTATTTTGAGGAAACCAAGCTTCCTCATGTTCGTATCGGTGATAAGGCTGAAGTACGGCTGATGAGCGGTGGCACGCTGCAGGGGCATGTCGACAGTATTTCTCGAGGGATCTATGATCGGGATAATCCGGAAAGCCGCGAACTGCTTGCTGATGTGAATCCGACTTTCAACTGGGTCAGGTTGGCACAGCGCGTACCGGTGCGGGTGAAGATTGATTCTGTGCCGGATGATATCGTGCTGGCGGCCGGGATCACCTGTACTGTCGTCATCGCCGCGAACTGA
- a CDS encoding DUF1656 domain-containing protein, whose translation MPRDIAVFDAYVPAIVLLFIAGAALTWVLDRVIAYTGLYRVVWHPSLFRASLLVCVCGVLGLAVYR comes from the coding sequence ATGCCACGTGATATTGCTGTTTTCGACGCCTACGTGCCGGCCATCGTGCTGCTGTTCATCGCGGGCGCCGCGCTGACCTGGGTATTGGACCGCGTGATCGCCTATACGGGTTTGTATCGCGTGGTGTGGCATCCGTCCTTGTTCCGGGCCAGCTTGCTCGTGTGTGTGTGCGGCGTGCTGGGTCTCGCCGTTTATCGTTGA
- a CDS encoding FUSC family protein, protein MSASPSSASRRTSFAALYAAAADWARNDGLTWIYLFKALAACFLALGVAMKLDLPQPRTAMTTVFIVMQPQSGMVFAKSFYRICGTLVGLVVMLALIGLFAQQPELFIVTTAIWVGICTAGAARNRNFRSYGFVLAGYTAALIGIPASQHPDGAFLSALTRVAEVVVGIVCAGAVSGLVFPQFAGLQMRGTVRARFSAFVEYVSTSLAGRNDRAQIEATNARFVADIVGFEAARSVAVFEGPDSRMRGGRLARLNSEFMTASTRFHALHQLMNRLRNTNTSGAATAIDALEPYFKEIAPLLAKSGEPVLSAADAAHAAAQLEAYKAELPKRVRATRAQLEAHPEAPLLDFDTGAELLYRFIDDLHAYAATYASLAVDTHERERWIERYEPKTNAIAAGVAGLRAAIVMMVLSAFWIATAWPSGSTLTLVAATVCALASSSPNPKRTAFQMAGGTLAAAVMGMIAVYGVYPHIDGFPLLCAALTPFLLLGVFMTTRPALAGYGVGYCIFFCFLAGPDNVIHYDPSAFMNDALALVLSMLVSSIAFAVLLPPSTPWLRNRLLVDLRRQVVLASRAGMRRVRSRFESGARDLMFQINALAQNEPELKRDTLRWLFSVLEVGNAVIDLRREVAALPADARYAKSMPWRIALRSMRDALATLFERPREDRFDRALAATTDAIATVQQMLATFTPPREERHRLQRILSQLHFIRTALLDPQSPLEPLMSGRADASEGVRHAT, encoded by the coding sequence ATGTCAGCCTCCCCCTCTTCCGCCTCGCGTCGGACGTCGTTCGCCGCGTTATACGCGGCCGCCGCCGACTGGGCCCGCAACGACGGCCTCACGTGGATCTACCTCTTCAAAGCGCTCGCCGCCTGCTTCCTCGCGCTCGGCGTCGCGATGAAGCTCGACCTGCCGCAGCCGCGCACCGCGATGACCACTGTGTTCATCGTGATGCAGCCGCAAAGCGGCATGGTGTTCGCGAAGAGCTTCTACCGGATCTGCGGCACGCTAGTCGGTCTAGTCGTGATGCTCGCGTTGATCGGCCTGTTCGCGCAGCAGCCCGAACTGTTCATCGTCACGACGGCGATCTGGGTCGGCATCTGTACCGCCGGCGCCGCGCGCAACCGCAACTTCCGCTCGTACGGTTTCGTGCTCGCCGGCTATACCGCCGCGCTGATCGGCATTCCCGCCTCGCAACATCCGGACGGCGCGTTTCTGAGCGCGCTCACGCGGGTGGCCGAAGTGGTGGTCGGCATCGTCTGCGCGGGCGCCGTGAGCGGGCTTGTGTTTCCACAGTTCGCCGGCTTGCAGATGCGCGGCACCGTGCGCGCGCGTTTCTCGGCGTTCGTCGAGTATGTGTCGACGTCGCTCGCCGGCCGCAACGACCGCGCGCAGATCGAAGCGACCAATGCGCGCTTTGTCGCCGACATCGTCGGTTTCGAGGCCGCGCGCAGCGTGGCCGTGTTCGAAGGCCCCGATTCGCGCATGCGCGGCGGCCGTCTCGCGCGTCTGAACAGCGAGTTCATGACCGCGTCGACGCGTTTTCACGCGCTGCATCAGTTGATGAACCGCTTGCGCAACACGAACACGAGCGGCGCGGCCACCGCGATCGACGCGCTCGAACCGTACTTCAAGGAAATCGCCCCGCTGCTCGCGAAGTCCGGCGAACCCGTGCTGAGCGCCGCCGACGCCGCGCACGCCGCCGCGCAACTCGAGGCCTACAAAGCCGAGTTGCCCAAACGCGTGCGCGCGACACGGGCGCAACTGGAAGCGCATCCCGAGGCGCCGCTGCTCGACTTCGACACCGGCGCCGAACTGCTGTACCGCTTCATCGACGATCTGCATGCGTATGCGGCCACGTACGCGTCGCTTGCCGTCGATACGCACGAGCGCGAGCGCTGGATCGAGCGTTACGAACCGAAGACGAACGCGATCGCGGCGGGCGTCGCCGGCTTGCGGGCGGCCATCGTGATGATGGTGCTCAGCGCGTTCTGGATCGCGACCGCGTGGCCGAGCGGCTCGACCTTGACGCTGGTCGCCGCAACGGTCTGTGCGCTGGCGTCGTCGTCGCCGAATCCGAAGCGCACGGCCTTCCAGATGGCCGGCGGCACGCTGGCCGCTGCGGTGATGGGCATGATCGCGGTGTACGGCGTGTATCCGCACATCGACGGCTTTCCGCTGCTGTGCGCCGCGCTCACGCCGTTCCTGCTGCTCGGCGTGTTCATGACGACTCGGCCCGCGCTGGCCGGCTACGGCGTCGGCTATTGCATCTTCTTCTGTTTCCTGGCCGGCCCGGACAACGTGATTCACTACGACCCGAGCGCCTTCATGAACGACGCGCTGGCGCTTGTGCTGTCGATGCTGGTGTCGTCGATCGCGTTCGCGGTATTGCTGCCGCCTTCGACACCGTGGCTGCGCAACCGGCTGCTGGTGGATCTGCGCCGCCAGGTCGTGCTGGCAAGCCGCGCGGGCATGCGTCGCGTGCGTTCGCGCTTCGAGAGCGGCGCGCGCGATCTGATGTTCCAGATCAATGCGCTCGCGCAGAACGAGCCCGAGCTCAAACGCGACACCTTGCGCTGGCTCTTCTCGGTGCTCGAAGTCGGCAACGCGGTGATCGACCTGCGCCGCGAGGTCGCGGCGCTGCCCGCCGACGCGCGCTATGCGAAGTCAATGCCATGGCGCATCGCGTTGCGTTCGATGCGTGACGCGCTGGCCACGCTGTTCGAGCGGCCGCGTGAAGACCGTTTCGACCGCGCGCTGGCCGCGACCACCGATGCCATCGCCACGGTTCAGCAGATGCTCGCCACCTTCACGCCGCCGCGTGAAGAGCGGCATCGGCTGCAACGCATTTTGAGTCAACTGCATTTCATTCGTACCGCGCTGCTCGATCCGCAATCGCCGCTTGAACCGCTGATGAGCGGACGTGCCGACGCGTCAGAAGGAGTTCGTCATGCCACGTGA